In the genome of Dyadobacter fermentans DSM 18053, the window GCCGGTCAGGCAGCCGAGTATGCCAAAGAAAATAGCGGCTTTGGCCACTTCGCTGGCAATATCGTCGTCTTTGATGCTTCCCTTCATTAAATAACGAACTGAAAACACCATCGACAGCAGCAGCAGCGTGGTCATGGCGAGCCACAATGCTACGTGAAAATAAGTATTGCGGATACTTTCATTGATAATGGCAAGGCGTGGAACGGGACCGATAAATCCCATGATGATCACGTAGAAGATGATCACGACACAGAGGATTTTCCACCAGATCTTTCTCATGTTAAACTAATACTTTAAATGTTGTGCCCTGTAACCTGCTGTATTTCAGCTCCTCCATAAATACGGAAAAAGCAGGTAGGAGAGCGTAATTACTATCAGATCGATCGATAATAGTGTGGTGATTTCATCGGTGCTCACCGACCAGTCGAGCCCATCCATGGCGTTTTTGGCCAAACGGATCGTCATCAGCAGCATCGGCAGGATGATCGGGAAACTAAGCACGGCCATGAGCGTGGCGCTGTTGTCGGCCTTGGACGCAATGCCCGCGATGAGTGTGAGAACGGAAGCGAACCCCGTGGAAGCCAGCAGGATACAGATCGAAAACAGGCCGTTATCCTGGATGGGATTGCCCATCACAAATGCATAAAACACAAATCCCATCACCGATAACACCGCCATTACCAGCGAGTTATAGATGATTTTGGAGATGATAATGGCCTGCGGGCTGCACAAATTGTAATAATAAAGCAGCCGCCCGTGGCGCTCCTGCGAAAAACTTTTGGCAATGGCATTCACCGCCGTGAAAAGCAAAATAATCCAGAACAGCGTGTTCCAGACGATCGGCGTGAGTTGGTTGCGGCGGAGGTTAAAACTGAGGTAGCAAACAAATACGGTACTGACCACGTAAAGCAGCATTCCGCTGAGGGCGTATTTCTGGCGCCATTCGAGCGTTACTTCTTTCCAGATCAGGGTCTTAATCTCGTTCAAGGTGATTGGTGCAGGCCGTCGGCTCTCGGCTTTCGGCTTTCGATTTACTTGTTGACTGTAACCAGCGCAACATTTTCCGGCTTCGGTACTTCGTTTCGCGCTGCAAAAGTACGACACAAAGCCCGAGGGAAATAATAAAACGGTCAGGATTTTGAATGATTTGACGACCGGCAGGCACATTAGGCAAAGTAAAGTTTGATTTACCGTCTGAGAGTGCTTTATTTGTACTTTAAATAAAATGAATCTAAATAAGGAACGTATGTCGGCTCGCACCGTTTCGCACCTTAAAAAGGGTGAAAAAGGCATAATCAAATCATTTACAGACCGTGCAATGTCCCTCAAACTGCTCGAAATGGGCTGTTTGCCGGGTTGCGAGGTGCGGCTGGACGCGATTGCGCCATTCGGTGACCCGATCTGCATTAACGTTGGCGGGAATTACAGCCTGTCGTTGCGTTTGAACGAAGCCGCAGTGATTGAATTAGAGTAAAGATTGCGTTCCGCATACAGTCTCTCCATTGAAACAGGGAAATATTAAAGTTGCGCTGGTAGGTAACCCAAATGCCGGCAAGTCTACGCTATTTAATGCACTCACCGGAATGCGCCAGAAAACAGGTAATTTTCCGGGAGTTACAGTCGAAAAGAAATCAGGAACATTCCGCATTGCAGGTGTGAACGGGCACGGCGGCGACGCCCATGTGACGCTCGTCGATCTGCCGGGTACATATAGTATATACCCCAAATCGAAGGATGAAACGGTGGTAATGGACATTCTCGCCAACCCGAAACATCCCGATTTTCCGAATGTGGTGGTGATCGTCGCCGATGCCTCCAACCTCCAACGAAACCTGCTCCTTTTTACGGAAATCAACGACCTGGGCATTCCAACCGTCCTCGCATTGAACATGCTCGACGTCGCCGGAAGCATGAACCTCACCGTGAATGCCGTCCAGCTCGCGATGCAGCTCAATGTGCCTGTGGTGCGCATTAATGCACGAACGGGCGAAGGGGTGAAGGGTTTGAAGGAAGCCATCCGACAAGTGGCCGAGCGTACCGAGCAGCCCGCATTGCAGTATTTTTACGAACCAAAGGAAAATGAAATAGGGCTGATCAACGAGGTGAAGGAGATTCACCATCTTGATAATGACTATGTTGCGCTGCAATATGTCTGTCAGCATGATAACTTCTCTTTCCTTGAACAGCCCGTCCGCGCCAAGCTCGATGCGCTGATTGAGAAATACGGCTTCGATGAAAACAACTTCCTCGCCAACGAAACCGTGGCGCGGTACGAAAAAATCAAACCGATCGTTTCCAAGGCCGTCAAATCCGAGGGTGTCACCGAGCAGCCTTACTGGACGCGCAAACTGGACGCCATCCTGCTGCACCGTGTGTGGGGTTACGTAACCTTTGCATTGGTGCTGCTCGTTGTATTTCAGGCCATTTTCGCCTGGGCATCCTACCCGATGGACATGATCGACGCCGGTACGGCCGCTGCCATTGAATGGACCAAAAACGCATTGCCCGAAGGCGTGCTCAACGACCTCATCACCGACGGCATCATGGCCGGCATCGGTGGTATCATCATCTTCATCCCGCAAATCGCGATTCTTTTCGCATTGGTCGCCATTCTCGAAGAATCGGGTTATATGGCGCGGGTAATGGTAATTATGGATAAATTAATGCGCCGTTTCGGTCTGAATGGCCGCAGTGTGGTGCCGCTGATTTCCGGCGTAGCTTGTGCGGTGCCTGCCATCATGACCACACGCAGCATCAGCAGCCGCTACGAACGCCTGCTCACAATTCTCGTAACGCCGTTGATGAGCTGCTCCGCACGCCTGCCCATTTACGCGATCCTCATTGCAGTAGTAGTTCCCGAAACCAAGTTATTGGGCATTTTTAATGTGCAGGGATTGGTACTTTTCGGCCTTTACCTGCTCGGCTTGCTCGGCGCATTAGGCTCGGCGTGGCTGCTATCATTGTTTATTCCAAGAAAAGAACCGAGCTATTTCATGCTCGAAATGCCGTCTTACAAGCTGCCGCGTTGGGGGCATGTAGGTTTTTCGATGTACGAAAGCGTGAAATCCTTCGTACTCGAAGCCGGTAAGGTGATTATGGCTATTTCCATCATCCTATGGGTGCTCGCATCGTATGGCCCGGGCGATGCCATGGACAACGCCGAGCAGCAAATGGTAACCACCATGACCGCCGCTCCGCAGGAAGAAATCGACGCTGCGGTGGCATCCGCCCGCCTCGAAAGCTCCTACGCAGGGCAGTTCGGTCGCTTTATCGAGCCGGTGATCAGGCCATTGGGCTATGACTGGAAAATCGGCATTGCATTACTTGCATCGTTCGCTGCACGGGAAGTGTTCGTCGGCACAATGGCCACCATTTACAGCATCAGCGGCGATTCCGAGGATGTGCTTACCGTCAAGCAAAGGCTTATTCAGGAGAAAAATCCGGAAACCGGCGGACAAATGTTCACACCGGCTGTATGCTACTCGCTACTGATATTCTACGTGTTCGCAATGATGTGTATGAGCACCATCGCCGTAGTCTACCGCGAAACCCGCGGCTGGAAATGGCCCATGATCCAACTCGCATACCTAAGCGTGCTGGCCTATGTTTCGGCATTTGTAGTGTATCAGGTTTTGAGTTAGAAAGTATAGAGGGTATTGATTTTCCCCAGTTCGAAATAGAAGTACTGGTGTTGATCAATATCCTCGATCAAAGCAAGATGCTCCGAAAATAGCTCGATCAATGCACTGTTGGAAATGTTCCCGAGGCTGATACGGATTAGCTTGCGGGGTGTCCGGCGAAGAAGGAACGAAGCTCGGAAATCTTCATCTTTCGTAATGACAATCCATCCGTTGTGATCTGCAACCGTGCAAATTTCCGAATCATCGGTATGCCATTTAGCCGGTAACTGGTTTACATGCTTCGCTGAATGGCCTTTACTTTGCAAAAACTTCGCCAGTTTAATGGGAATATGAACGTCACAAAGGAAGTTCATTACGCAGCCTCGTCAATTGCCCGACCAGATACCAGCATTTTGGCATAATTTAAACTAGCCAAAATATCTTCTCTTTCAAGCTCCGGATGATCTTCAAGGATTTCTAAAATCGACATTCCGGAACCCAGCAAGTCTATAATCACTTCCACAGGCCAACGCATTCTGCGGATGCATGGTTTGCCGTGGCAAACGCCGGGATCGATCGTGATTCTTTCAAGATATTCCATTGTAAGAGGCTATTTGATTAACCAAATTTAACTCAAATCAAACGAGTTACCAACCCAAATGCTCGATCACGTCCGATGCGATCAGCGCGGTTTGGCCGCGGGCTTCGGCGGCGCGGTCGCCGGCGAGGCCGTGCTGGTACACGCCCAGAATGGCGGCGTCGGCGGGGTCGTATTTTTGGGCGAGCAGGCTGGTGATGATGCCCGTGAGGACGTCGCCTGTGCCGCCGGTGGCCATGCCCGGGTTGCCGGTTGAGTTGAAATGCACTTCGCCATTCGGAAGTACCACGGCGGTGTTGGCGCCCTTTAAGCAAATAATCACTTTGTATTTGGACGAAAACGCCCTCGCTTTCTCCAATCGCTCGAATTCATTGCTGCTTTCCCCAGCGAGCCGCTGAAATTCCTTCGGGTGCGGCGTGAGAATAGTGTTCGCCGGCAATTTGAAAAGCAAATGCCGGTTGGTTGAGAGAATGTTCAGTGCATCCGCATCGACGATAACAGGTACTTTCGCTTTTTCCAGCACCTTTTCCAATGCTTTCACCGTGGCAGGGTCCTGGCCGATGCCCGGACCAATACCGATGGCAGTAGCCGAATTGAGGTCGGGAGATTTACTGATGTATTTTTCCGTATCATCAACGGTCGTCATGGCTTCGGGAACGGAAATCTGGGCAATCGCGTAGCCGCATGCAGGTACGTGCATCGTAAGCAGGCCGACGCCCGAGCGCAGGCAAGCGCGACCCGAGAGCACCGCCGCGCCCATTTTTCCAAAACTCCCCGCAATGAGTACCGCATGCCCGAATGTGCCTTTGTGCGAGAATTTTTGCCTCGGAACAATGCGTTTTTCGGCTTCCGGCTTGTCCGTAAAGTGATAAGGCGTATTGGTTTCCGCGATGTAACCGGCATTCAGGCCGATGTCCACCACATGCCATTCACCCACATACTCCGCGTTTTGGGGGAGCATAAAGGCGAGTTTTGGTAGCTGGAACGTAATGGTGTACCTGGGCTTGATGATGACGTCGGAAGGGCCGTTCGGCTGGTCGGTGTAGAGGCCGCTTGCAACGTCTACGGCCACAATCCTGTTGGGTAATGCATTCAAATGCCCGATTACGATGGCGAGCAGCCCGTCCACCGGGCGCGAGAGGCCGGAGCCGAGGAGCGCGTCGATGCAAACGACCTGTTTGGGCAGCTGCGGAAGATCGTTCTCCGAATGAATGCGCCGGGGCGTCAGATGGTTGCCGAGCCGTGACAAGTTTTGCCGGAAATCGTCGGTCGCGTGCAATGTATATTCCACGATAAAAACCTGCACATCGTAGCCCGAACCACTCAGCAGCCGGGCGATCGCGAGGCCGTCGCCGCCATTGTTTCCCTTGCCGCAAAAGACGGCAACCGGGCGGGTATTGACATATTGATTGCAAAAGCAGCGCACAAATGCTTGTGAAGCGCGTTCCATCAGGTCGATGGAGGCAATGGGTTCGTGTGCGATCGTGTGGGCATCCAATGCCCGGATTTGTTCTACGTTGAAAATCTTCATGATAATCGTGCGAAAAGCTTTTACTTACATAAAAATAGTGCTAGCTTTGCACTCGTTTTCTCAAAGGCTGTTTTGAATGAAGGGGCGTCACCCCGTCCGCTGGAAGCAAGCTATCATTTTAAATCCATAAAATCACTCGTCATGAGCGAACTTATTAAACTCGTAGAAGCTACGATTGAAAATCGTAAATCCGAGTATCCTGATTTCAAATCAGGCGACACGATCAATGTTCACGT includes:
- a CDS encoding DUF5615 family PIN-like protein, producing MNFLCDVHIPIKLAKFLQSKGHSAKHVNQLPAKWHTDDSEICTVADHNGWIVITKDEDFRASFLLRRTPRKLIRISLGNISNSALIELFSEHLALIEDIDQHQYFYFELGKINTLYTF
- the feoB gene encoding ferrous iron transport protein B, producing MKQGNIKVALVGNPNAGKSTLFNALTGMRQKTGNFPGVTVEKKSGTFRIAGVNGHGGDAHVTLVDLPGTYSIYPKSKDETVVMDILANPKHPDFPNVVVIVADASNLQRNLLLFTEINDLGIPTVLALNMLDVAGSMNLTVNAVQLAMQLNVPVVRINARTGEGVKGLKEAIRQVAERTEQPALQYFYEPKENEIGLINEVKEIHHLDNDYVALQYVCQHDNFSFLEQPVRAKLDALIEKYGFDENNFLANETVARYEKIKPIVSKAVKSEGVTEQPYWTRKLDAILLHRVWGYVTFALVLLVVFQAIFAWASYPMDMIDAGTAAAIEWTKNALPEGVLNDLITDGIMAGIGGIIIFIPQIAILFALVAILEESGYMARVMVIMDKLMRRFGLNGRSVVPLISGVACAVPAIMTTRSISSRYERLLTILVTPLMSCSARLPIYAILIAVVVPETKLLGIFNVQGLVLFGLYLLGLLGALGSAWLLSLFIPRKEPSYFMLEMPSYKLPRWGHVGFSMYESVKSFVLEAGKVIMAISIILWVLASYGPGDAMDNAEQQMVTTMTAAPQEEIDAAVASARLESSYAGQFGRFIEPVIRPLGYDWKIGIALLASFAAREVFVGTMATIYSISGDSEDVLTVKQRLIQEKNPETGGQMFTPAVCYSLLIFYVFAMMCMSTIAVVYRETRGWKWPMIQLAYLSVLAYVSAFVVYQVLS
- a CDS encoding FeoA family protein — its product is MSARTVSHLKKGEKGIIKSFTDRAMSLKLLEMGCLPGCEVRLDAIAPFGDPICINVGGNYSLSLRLNEAAVIELE
- a CDS encoding DUF433 domain-containing protein; this translates as MEYLERITIDPGVCHGKPCIRRMRWPVEVIIDLLGSGMSILEILEDHPELEREDILASLNYAKMLVSGRAIDEAA
- a CDS encoding heme exporter protein CcmB — protein: MNEIKTLIWKEVTLEWRQKYALSGMLLYVVSTVFVCYLSFNLRRNQLTPIVWNTLFWIILLFTAVNAIAKSFSQERHGRLLYYYNLCSPQAIIISKIIYNSLVMAVLSVMGFVFYAFVMGNPIQDNGLFSICILLASTGFASVLTLIAGIASKADNSATLMAVLSFPIILPMLLMTIRLAKNAMDGLDWSVSTDEITTLLSIDLIVITLSYLLFPYLWRS
- a CDS encoding NAD(P)H-hydrate dehydratase — translated: MKIFNVEQIRALDAHTIAHEPIASIDLMERASQAFVRCFCNQYVNTRPVAVFCGKGNNGGDGLAIARLLSGSGYDVQVFIVEYTLHATDDFRQNLSRLGNHLTPRRIHSENDLPQLPKQVVCIDALLGSGLSRPVDGLLAIVIGHLNALPNRIVAVDVASGLYTDQPNGPSDVIIKPRYTITFQLPKLAFMLPQNAEYVGEWHVVDIGLNAGYIAETNTPYHFTDKPEAEKRIVPRQKFSHKGTFGHAVLIAGSFGKMGAAVLSGRACLRSGVGLLTMHVPACGYAIAQISVPEAMTTVDDTEKYISKSPDLNSATAIGIGPGIGQDPATVKALEKVLEKAKVPVIVDADALNILSTNRHLLFKLPANTILTPHPKEFQRLAGESSNEFERLEKARAFSSKYKVIICLKGANTAVVLPNGEVHFNSTGNPGMATGGTGDVLTGIITSLLAQKYDPADAAILGVYQHGLAGDRAAEARGQTALIASDVIEHLGW